In the genome of Arachis hypogaea cultivar Tifrunner chromosome 9, arahy.Tifrunner.gnm2.J5K5, whole genome shotgun sequence, the window ATGGCctcccctaattttaattttttacatgtaaattatatgtaaatttcagtttagctccctttaaaattttattttagtcttaatttattgtataaatatttttggccccctctaatattttatctagTTCTGCCCCTgagaaaatatataatataagagaatttttttaataattgttacTTATTTAAATAGGTGATATAATTCaatgactttttttttaatttttatataataaaaatagagagaTGAAATCCTGATTAATGCTAGTCAAATGACAAATAGTTGAAAGTCAATCTATTCAAAGATGTTTTACAGCAACATTCATCGgcaattaataaaattaacatttttttagAAAGCGTTGAACAAATGGAATCCTAACACTACTGATTAGTtattaacatgtatttttaaaacTCATATTAGTATCCTGGCAGAACATATATCAATAACATATTGGTTGGCATTATTACCAAACAAAATAACATATTGGTTGGCGTTATTACCAAAAATGGAAATATGCTGATAAGAACACATGCAACATGCTATATAAGTCATGAGCCATGAGCCATGAGCCATgaaggttgaagaagaattgaTTGGTTCAAAGATTAACGAGAGAGGCAGGTGAATGGCGATGCAGGGCAATACAAGCCCTTGCATCGAAGAAGTAGCAAAAGATGGGTATGACTCTAATAAATTTGATGACGATGGTCATCCAAAACGAAAAGGTGATGTTTTCAATGGAATTGTGCTTCAAATTGTGTTACATATTTATATGACTAAATGAAGTTGCCAAATTTTATGGTGTGATGAAGGAACATGGATAACTGCGAGTGGACATATTTTGACGGCTGTTATAGGCTCAGGGGTGCTATCTCTTGCATGGGCCATTGCCCAGTTGGGTTGGATTGCAGGACCCATTGTCCTCATGCTCTTCTCACTCATCACTCTCTACACTTCTTTTCTCCTCACCGATTGTTATAGGTCCCCTGACCCTGTTCATGGAACCAGGAACCACACGTATAGGAACATGGTCAAGAATATTCTAGGTAACTGCAAGTTTCTCATTTAAGACATGTATTAAGATAAGATGTGTGATTATTGAATCGTAGTGTTTGTTTGTTTCCAGGAGGAACTCAACACCATTATTGTGGATTGGCTCAATACATAAATCTGATTGGAGCAAGCATTGGATATACTATCACTGCAGCCATTAGTATGGTGTAAGAACATTAAAAGCTCCCCATAGATCCTTTGCCAATTTAGTCATTGTTTCTTGGAGATTAATTAAAATTGTTATTCCTTATTTCTTGGTAATCAGGGCTATACAAAGATCCAATTGTTATCACAAAAATGGGCATGATGCAGTGTGTACTATGCCAAACTACCCTTATATGATCATGTTTGGGATCATAGAGATTATATTAAGCCAAATCCCAGACTTCCATGAACTTTCATGGCTCTCTGCTCTTGCTGCTATCATGTCTTTTGGTTATGCTACCATAGGGATTGGTCTCTCCATAGCCAAAGTTGCAGGTTCAGCATTGCCATTGCTAATGAACACATTTATGATTTACTCATCTGAATTTCTTTGCATTTTATGAATGATGGATGTTTGTATTGTTTTGGAGGGTATAGGGAGAAGCCATGCCAGAACAAGCCTTACTGGGGTTACCATTGGAGTGGATGTGACAAGCAGCGAGAAGCTATGGAATACTTTTACAGCTTTGGGAAACATTGCTTTTGCATATAGCTTCAGTTCTGTCATTGTTGAGATACAGGATACATTGAAATCGGGTAAACCGGAGAACCAAGTGATGAAGGTGGCTGCTTCTACATCAGTGGCAGTCACCACTGTCTTCTATATGCTATGTGGTATGATAGGCTATGCAGCATTTGGGAACGATGCTCCTGGAAACTTCTTAACAGGATTTGGTTTCTATGAGCCATTTTGGCTTATTGACATTGGTAACATTTTCATCGTCGTTCATCTCGTTGGCGCCTATCAGGTGTACACACAGCCCGTGTTTTTGCTTGTGGAAAATTGGTGCAAGGAGCGTTGGCCTGAAAGCAGCTTCATGGCAAAAGAGCATCACATAAAGATTCCATTGGTTGGAACCTATAGAATGAATCCTTTCAGGCTAATATGGAGGACATTGTATGTGATATTGTCAGCAGTGATTGCTATATTACTTCCTTTCTTCAACAGCATTGTTGGTTTGCTTGGAGCTCTTGCATTCTGGCCATTGACAGTGTACTTTCCAACAAAGATGTACATGGTACAATCTAAAGTGCCAAAGTTCTCTATGAGGTGGACAGGGTTGAAGTTGCTAAGTGTGTTCTGCTTGCTGATTTCAATTGTTGCTGCAGCTGGATCAATTGAAGGAATTATTAAAGAACTTAAAGTTTACAAGCCATTCTAGTCTTAATCTCCCACTTGTTTCTCAACAGGATACATTTGGCAACCTTTTGATGgagttcatttatttatttatttatggtaGCT includes:
- the LOC112711885 gene encoding amino acid permease 6-like — encoded protein: MAMQGNTSPCIEEVAKDGYDSNKFDDDGHPKRKGTWITASGHILTAVIGSGVLSLAWAIAQLGWIAGPIVLMLFSLITLYTSFLLTDCYRSPDPVHGTRNHTYRNMVKNILGGTQHHYCGLAQYINLIGASIGYTITAAISMVAIQRSNCYHKNGHDAVCTMPNYPYMIMFGIIEIILSQIPDFHELSWLSALAAIMSFGYATIGIGLSIAKVAGRSHARTSLTGVTIGVDVTSSEKLWNTFTALGNIAFAYSFSSVIVEIQDTLKSGKPENQVMKVAASTSVAVTTVFYMLCGMIGYAAFGNDAPGNFLTGFGFYEPFWLIDIGNIFIVVHLVGAYQVYTQPVFLLVENWCKERWPESSFMAKEHHIKIPLVGTYRMNPFRLIWRTLYVILSAVIAILLPFFNSIVGLLGALAFWPLTVYFPTKMYMVQSKVPKFSMRWTGLKLLSVFCLLISIVAAAGSIEGIIKELKVYKPF